The Cydia amplana chromosome 23, ilCydAmpl1.1, whole genome shotgun sequence genome includes a region encoding these proteins:
- the LOC134658636 gene encoding thioredoxin-related transmembrane protein 1-like translates to MARVHRISDFFHFFIYFSIFSCCLLNLASANRELDESNWRDILEGEWMVEFYAPWCPACSALAPTWRDLSARAGKQALAMRAASVDVTKSPGLSGRFVVTALPTIFHVIDGEFRQYKGPRDVDSMLSFVQQKRWQQTEPVPSWKGPDSLQMGLVAQFFKLSQALRSVHNMLMESYGLPTWGSYLIFAVATIFIGALLGLLLVCLIDVLYPPRRKDFVPAAHAGAQGHAGNKSDSEQEELINEDLVDDAPSGADSDAEKNSPSDSSSEESTGAGPGSGAAGGDARAPEVRKRRARKAD, encoded by the exons ATGGCGCGGGTACACAGGATTTCGGACTTTTTTcactttttcatttatttctcaATATTTTCATGTTGTTTACTTAATTTGGCTAGTGCAAACAGAGAGCTAGATGAAAGCAATTGGAGGGACATACTCGAAGGGGAATGGATGGTAGAATT CTACGCGCCATGGTGCCCCGCGTGCTCGGCGCTCGCGCCCACGTGGCGGGACCTGTCCGCGCGCGCGGGCAAGCAGGCCCTCGCCATGCGCGCCGCCTCCGTAGACGTCACCAAGTCGCCCGGCCTTAGCGGGCGCTTCGTGGTCACCGCGCTGCCTACTATATTCCA TGTGATTGACGGCGAATTCCGTCAGTACAAGGGTCCCCGCGACGTAGATTCCATGCTGAGCTTCGTGCAACAGAAGCGGTGGCAACAGACAGAGCCCGTGCCGTCTTGGAAGGGCCCCGACTCGCTCCAAATGGGGCTGGTGGCGCAGTTCTTCAAGCTGTCTCAAGCACTCAGG AGTGTACACAACATGTTGATGGAGTCCTACGGGCTGCCAACTTGGGGCTCATATCTGATCTTCGCAGTCGCCACTATTTTCATCGGGGCACTGCTTGGACTG CTGCTGGTGTGCCTGATCGACGTGCTGTACCCGCCGCGGCGCAAGGACTTCGTCCCCGCCGCGCACGCCGGCGCGCAAGGTCACGCCGGGAACAAGTCCGACAGCGAACAG GAGGAGTTGATAAACGAAGATCTTGTGGACGACGCGCCTTCCGGCGCTGACAGCGATGCCGAGAAAAATTCACCCAGCGAT AGTTCCTCGGAGGAGTCTACCGGCGCGGGCCCGGGCTcgggcgcggcgggcggcgACGCGCGCGCGCCCGAGGTGCGCAAGCGCCGCGCGCGCAAGGCCGActga
- the LOC134658635 gene encoding puff-specific protein Bx42 — LLLFSSLLPAPTQQVWDRDDELKAMRVGSALVVSQTSVPPYGQRKGWVPRAEDDFGDGGAFPEIHVAQYPLGMGARGKESTSNALAVQLDETGKVKYSAIARQGHGADKIIYSKLTDLLPSEVLAEDDPTLQKPSEDDIQDITEKTKLALEKLTNAKISAALPVKAAPKAAPAQYIRYTPAQQGGAFNSGAKQRVIRMVEAQSDPMEPPRFQINKKIPRAAPSPPAPVLHSPPRRVSVKQQRDWKVPPCVSHWKNAKGYTIPLDKRLAADGRGLQQVHINENFSKLAEALYIADRKAREAVEARAQLERRLAQREKEKKEEHLRMLAQRARDHRAGIRAPEEEGEAEVDESGLSAAERDKLRADRHKERQRDRNLARAAPDKRSKLVKDRERDISEQIALGLPAKTNQGGEAMFDQRLFNNTKGMDSGYGDDEAYNVYDKPWRNQDTVGAHIYRPTRGKDKDNYGDLDAIANTRRFVADKEFSGTSAGAVRSGPVQFERHAGASSQEQPSRSAAPEADFDPFGLDRFLSEAKRADKGGRKRDHERQDHPSQHQTHQKRRRD; from the exons ttgcttCTTTTTTCCAGTTTACTCCCAGCGCCCACACAACAGGTGTGGGACCGCGATGATGAGCTTAAGGCGATGCGAGTTGGCAGCGCGCTGGTGGTGTCACAGACCAGTGTGCCACCTTACGGACAGAGGAAGGGATGGGTGCCTCGGGCGGAGGACGATTTTGGAG ATGGTGGAGCATTCCCCGAGATCCATGTAGCACAGTATCCCCTGGGCATGGGTGCCCGAGGCAAAGAGAGCACCTCAAATGCTCTGGCAGTCCAGTTAGATGAGACTGGCAAGGTCAAATACTCTGCTATAGCTAGGCAAGGACACGGGGCTGACAag ATCATTTACTCCAAGCTGACAGACCTGCTTCCATCAGAAGTCCTCGCCGAGGACGACCCGACTCTGCAGAAGCCCTCCGAGGATGACATTCAGGATATCACGGAGAAGACCAAGCTTGCGTTGGAGAAACTGACCAATGCTAAGATTTCCGCAGCACTGCCCGTTAAGGCTGCTCCCAAAGCT GCCCCCGCGCAGTACATCCGGTACACACCGGCGCAGCAGGGCGGCGCTTTCAACTCGGGTGCCAAACAGAGGGTTATAAG AATGGTGGAAGCCCAGTCGGACCCTATGGAGCCGCCACGCTTCCAGATCAACAAGAAGATCCCCCGCGCGGCcccctccccgcccgcgcccgtgCTGCACTCCCCCCCGCGCCGCGTGTCCGTCAAGCAGCAGCGCGACTGGAAGGTGCCGCCCTGCGTCAGTCACTGGAAGAACGCCAAAG GTTACACCATCCCCCTGGACAAGCGCCTCGCCGCCGACGGCCGAGGTCTCCAACAAGTTCACATCAACGAAAACTTCTCCAAGCTCGCCGAGGCGCTCTACATAGCCGACAGGAAAGCTAGGGAAGCGGTGGAAGCCAGGGCTCAGTTGGAGAGAAGATTGGCGCAGAGGGAAAAAGAAAAGAAGGAAGAGCATTTGAGGATGTTGGCGCAGCGGGCTAGGGACCATAGAGCTG GCATACGGGCTCCGGAAGAAGAGGGCGAGGCCGAAGTGGACGAGAGCGGCCTCTCAGCCGCCGAGCGCGACAAGCTCAGGGCCGACCGACACAAGGAGCGCCAGCGGGACAGGAACCTGGCGAGAGCCGCTCCTGACAAGAG GTCTAAACTAGTGAAGGACCGCGAGCGAGACATCTCGGAGCAGATCGCGCTCGGTCTGCCCGCCAAGACCAACCAGGGCGGCGAGGCTATGTTCGACCAGCGGCTGTTCAACAACACCAAAGGAATGGACAGTG GTTACGGCGACGACGAAGCGTACAACGTGTACGACAAACCGTGGCGGAACCAAGACACGGTCGGGGCCCACATATACCGGCCCACCCGAGGCAAGGACAAGGATAACTATGGCGACCTCGACGCCATCGCTAACACCCGCAG gTTCGTGGCCGACAAGGAGTTCTCTGGCACGAGCGCCGGCGCGGTGCGCTCCGGCCCCGTGCAGTTCGAGCGCCACGCTGGCGCATCCAGCCAGGAACAG CCCTCACGCAGCGCAGCGCCCGAGGCCGACTTCGATCCTTTCGGCCTCGACCGGTTCCTCAGCGAGGCCAAGCGCGCCGACAAGGGAGGCCGCAAGCGCGACCACGAGCGCCAGGACCATCCCTCCCAACATCAGACACATCAGAAGCGGCGTCGCGACTAA